In the genome of Terribacillus sp. FSL K6-0262, one region contains:
- a CDS encoding phosphocarrier protein HPr has product MQEKTFTITSETGIHARPATLLVNKAGQFNSEIELSYKEKKVNLKSIMGVMSLGVPQGAQVVITADGNDEEAALEAIEEVLENHLS; this is encoded by the coding sequence ATGCAAGAAAAGACTTTCACAATCACAAGCGAAACGGGCATCCATGCGCGCCCGGCAACCTTACTCGTCAATAAAGCCGGCCAGTTCAATTCTGAAATTGAACTTTCATACAAAGAGAAGAAGGTTAATTTGAAATCGATCATGGGGGTGATGTCGCTGGGTGTCCCTCAAGGGGCACAAGTGGTCATCACCGCAGATGGCAATGATGAGGAAGCTGCGCTGGAGGCTATCGAGGAAGTTTTGGAAAACCATTTGAGCTGA
- a CDS encoding kinase-associated lipoprotein B, which yields MSTVEIGSVVKARYKTGVYVGKIKEERGKFYLVEVLAVLKHPQQGDLHNPKETEGVFFHERRALAHHEKANIPKTAVSAFTDDIPDYPASLQAALKELKDDLNDQPDSAYRELVLSNIDSLEQDYFK from the coding sequence ATGAGCACAGTGGAAATCGGCAGTGTTGTGAAAGCACGATACAAAACCGGCGTCTATGTCGGTAAGATCAAGGAAGAACGCGGCAAGTTCTATTTAGTGGAAGTACTGGCTGTCCTGAAACATCCGCAGCAAGGCGACCTGCACAATCCGAAGGAAACGGAGGGTGTCTTCTTCCATGAAAGACGGGCGCTTGCCCACCATGAAAAAGCGAATATACCGAAGACGGCAGTGTCGGCATTCACGGATGACATCCCAGACTATCCCGCCTCTTTGCAAGCAGCATTGAAGGAGCTGAAGGACGATTTGAATGATCAGCCCGATTCCGCCTATCGTGAGCTTGTACTCTCAAATATAGACTCGCTGGAACAAGATTACTTCAAATGA
- a CDS encoding PatB family C-S lyase translates to MHNFEIVHDRRNTRSVKWDNLKALYGGEDVLPMWVADMDFQSPQAVVDALKNRAEHGIYGYTITDASISRIVSSWIEKRHGWRIKPSWLLYSPGVVTSLHMAIQTFTEPGDQVVIQTPVYAPFYNVVKVHDRKLVENPLIAEGNTYRMDFEQLEACFRAGARAMILCNPHNPVGRVWTKEELGQLAELCGTYDVLLLSDEIHADLIHEGYRHIPIASLSEDMAKRTITFLSPSKTFNLAGLQVSYAIIEQEEKRKQLQGTFSKQGFHMLNTMAVAAMEAAYTDGEQWLDGLLDILAVNKKLAEEALADNPLIQLAPLEGTYLMWLDCRNMNLEQKELMDFFAKKAKLGFNDGVQFGEAGTGFVRMNIACPPATMRDALTRLKNSLQEFEAAR, encoded by the coding sequence ATGCATAATTTCGAAATAGTTCATGACCGTCGGAATACCCGATCTGTAAAATGGGACAACCTGAAGGCTTTATATGGAGGGGAAGATGTGCTGCCGATGTGGGTTGCGGATATGGATTTCCAATCGCCGCAAGCTGTGGTGGATGCCTTGAAAAACAGGGCTGAACATGGCATATATGGCTATACAATCACGGATGCGAGCATCTCCAGAATCGTTTCCAGCTGGATCGAAAAACGACATGGCTGGCGCATAAAACCAAGCTGGCTCCTGTATAGCCCCGGAGTTGTGACCAGTCTGCATATGGCAATTCAGACATTCACCGAACCTGGAGATCAAGTCGTCATCCAAACACCTGTTTATGCTCCTTTCTATAATGTTGTCAAAGTACATGATCGCAAACTTGTGGAAAATCCATTAATCGCCGAGGGCAATACATACCGAATGGATTTCGAACAGTTGGAAGCCTGTTTCCGGGCAGGAGCAAGGGCGATGATCCTATGCAATCCGCATAATCCAGTCGGTCGTGTCTGGACAAAAGAGGAGCTGGGGCAGCTGGCAGAGCTATGCGGGACCTATGATGTGCTGCTGCTGTCGGATGAGATCCATGCTGATCTGATCCATGAAGGATATCGGCACATCCCGATCGCCTCTTTATCCGAGGACATGGCTAAACGGACGATCACCTTCCTATCGCCATCGAAAACATTCAATTTAGCAGGATTGCAAGTATCCTATGCAATCATTGAACAGGAAGAAAAGCGCAAGCAGCTGCAAGGGACATTCTCCAAGCAAGGGTTCCATATGCTGAATACGATGGCGGTTGCTGCAATGGAAGCTGCTTATACAGACGGTGAACAATGGCTGGATGGTCTGCTTGATATATTGGCAGTCAATAAAAAGCTGGCGGAAGAAGCATTGGCGGATAATCCGCTGATCCAGCTTGCACCGCTGGAAGGCACATATCTGATGTGGCTTGATTGCCGCAATATGAATCTGGAACAAAAAGAATTGATGGATTTCTTTGCTAAAAAGGCCAAGCTGGGATTCAATGACGGCGTTCAATTCGGCGAAGCCGGAACTGGTTTTGTCCGGATGAATATCGCTTGTCCGCCAGCAACGATGCGCGACGCCCTCACGCGGCTGAAGAATAGCCTGCAGGAATTCGAGGCAGCAAGATGA
- a CDS encoding alpha/beta hydrolase, which translates to MSYSNHTFHHDEIAIDYRLYPSRNDHTSSTILLLHGFLASGYCFHRMIPKLRKRYHVLTMDFPPFGNSGKSAKTAFSYEYYTRLAVSLLDHLHIKKLDVAGHSMGGQIAMRLAFAYPHRINKLFLFAPSSYMLPTDAFSSLLASSSMFPAMMRLIFEASSVVGFLRHLVADPDKVTLRMVVAYSIPFMAKELYPALAAFIRTRGGDLPNDSLQQIQAETMIFWGNRDPLLPPSIGYRLVAELPNATLHVLPDAGHLLPEETPETLVSYMG; encoded by the coding sequence ATGTCTTACTCGAACCACACCTTCCATCATGATGAAATAGCTATTGATTACCGTCTTTATCCATCCCGCAACGATCATACCTCGAGTACGATCCTTCTGCTGCATGGTTTCTTGGCTTCGGGATACTGTTTCCATCGCATGATCCCAAAGCTGCGCAAGCGATACCATGTGCTGACAATGGATTTCCCGCCTTTCGGCAATAGCGGCAAAAGTGCCAAAACGGCATTTTCTTATGAATACTATACTCGTCTTGCCGTCTCTCTTCTGGATCATTTGCATATCAAAAAACTGGATGTCGCCGGTCATTCCATGGGCGGTCAAATCGCGATGCGGCTTGCATTTGCATATCCTCACCGCATTAATAAATTATTCCTGTTTGCCCCCTCAAGCTATATGCTGCCAACCGATGCATTCAGCAGCCTGCTGGCCTCATCCAGTATGTTTCCTGCCATGATGCGGCTTATATTCGAAGCAAGCAGTGTCGTTGGATTCCTGCGCCATCTCGTTGCCGATCCCGATAAGGTCACACTGCGCATGGTAGTGGCATACAGCATTCCATTCATGGCAAAAGAGCTTTATCCTGCCCTGGCTGCCTTCATCCGGACAAGGGGAGGCGATCTGCCAAATGACAGCTTGCAGCAGATACAAGCAGAGACAATGATTTTCTGGGGGAATCGGGATCCATTGCTTCCGCCCTCCATCGGCTATCGCCTGGTTGCCGAGCTTCCCAATGCCACGCTTCATGTCCTTCCCGATGCTGGTCATCTCCTTCCGGAGGAGACACCTGAAACATTGGTCTCGTATATGGGATGA
- the yugI gene encoding S1 domain-containing post-transcriptional regulator GSP13 gives MAEKFETGQVLTGKVTGIQPYGAFVALDEQVQGLVHISEVTHGFVKDINEHLSVGDEVKVKILDINEENGKYSLSIRATEEAPAKTQNSPKQAVSEDAPAGFNTLKDKLQDWIKQTEGNRK, from the coding sequence ATGGCAGAGAAGTTTGAAACAGGACAAGTATTGACAGGAAAAGTAACAGGAATCCAGCCTTATGGCGCGTTCGTCGCTTTGGATGAGCAAGTGCAAGGCTTGGTTCACATTTCCGAAGTGACGCATGGTTTCGTCAAAGATATCAATGAACACCTATCCGTAGGCGATGAAGTAAAAGTCAAAATCCTTGATATCAACGAAGAAAACGGCAAGTATTCTCTTTCTATCCGTGCGACGGAAGAGGCTCCTGCCAAAACGCAAAACAGTCCGAAACAAGCTGTGTCCGAAGATGCACCGGCAGGCTTCAACACATTGAAAGATAAACTGCAGGACTGGATCAAGCAAACAGAAGGCAACCGCAAATAA
- a CDS encoding DUF378 domain-containing protein, producing MNLVQRIALVLVIIGAINWGLVGLFNYDLVAGIFGNGSQAAALPRIIYSLVGLAGLVSISALFLERKEVEEATTTKA from the coding sequence TTGAATTTAGTACAGCGTATCGCTCTTGTCCTAGTCATCATCGGTGCGATCAACTGGGGACTAGTCGGTTTATTCAACTACGACTTGGTTGCAGGTATCTTCGGAAACGGCAGTCAAGCCGCTGCTTTGCCGCGGATCATCTACAGCCTTGTCGGCTTGGCCGGTCTAGTGTCGATTTCCGCTCTTTTCCTGGAGCGTAAAGAAGTCGAAGAAGCGACAACAACCAAGGCATAA
- a CDS encoding glucose-6-phosphate isomerase: MTHIGFDFKKAMPYIGEQELDYLAPLVQAAHEQLHNKTGAGNDFLGWLDLPTDYDKDEFARIKQAAEKIQSDSDVLLVVGIGGSYLGARAAIEALTHSFFNVLSKEDRKAPQVFFVGNSISAPYLNQLMDAIKGKDVSVNVISKSGTTTEPAIAFRIFKKYLEEKYGAEEARKRIYATTDKARGALKTLSSKEGYESFVIPDDVGGRFSVLTAVGLLPIAAAGVDIDSIMAGAQKAQEELAVSVLKENPAYQYAAVRNVLYNKGKNIELLVNYEPSLQYFSEWWKQLFGESEGKDLKGLFPASANFSTDLHSLGQYVQEGRRDLFETVVHVKQPVSDVTIEAEEEDLDGLNYLAGQTVDQVNHKAFQGTLLAHTDGNVPNLVVEVPALDPFSFGYLVYFFEKACAISGYLLGVNPFDQPGVEAYKKNMFALLGKPGYEEEKAALEKRL, translated from the coding sequence ATGACACACATCGGATTCGATTTTAAGAAAGCGATGCCATATATCGGGGAGCAGGAGCTGGATTACCTGGCACCGCTCGTCCAGGCTGCGCATGAACAATTACATAATAAAACAGGTGCGGGTAATGATTTCCTGGGCTGGCTGGATTTGCCGACGGATTACGACAAAGATGAATTTGCCCGTATCAAGCAGGCAGCAGAGAAGATTCAATCTGATTCGGATGTCCTGCTCGTTGTCGGAATCGGCGGTTCCTATCTTGGTGCCCGTGCGGCGATCGAAGCCTTGACACATAGCTTTTTCAACGTGCTATCCAAGGAAGACCGCAAAGCACCCCAAGTCTTCTTTGTCGGCAATAGCATCAGTGCGCCGTATTTGAATCAGCTGATGGATGCAATCAAAGGCAAGGATGTCAGTGTGAATGTTATTTCCAAGAGTGGTACGACGACGGAACCGGCAATTGCCTTCCGTATATTCAAAAAGTACCTGGAAGAAAAGTACGGGGCAGAAGAAGCACGCAAACGGATTTATGCGACGACGGATAAAGCAAGAGGGGCATTGAAAACACTCTCTTCCAAAGAAGGCTACGAATCGTTCGTCATTCCTGATGATGTGGGCGGCCGTTTCTCTGTCCTGACAGCAGTGGGATTATTGCCGATAGCGGCAGCTGGCGTCGACATCGACAGCATCATGGCTGGTGCGCAAAAGGCGCAGGAAGAACTGGCTGTATCCGTTCTGAAGGAAAACCCAGCATATCAATACGCAGCAGTCCGGAATGTTTTGTATAACAAAGGTAAAAATATCGAGCTTCTCGTGAACTATGAGCCATCCCTGCAGTATTTCAGTGAATGGTGGAAGCAGTTGTTCGGAGAGAGTGAAGGGAAGGACCTGAAAGGATTGTTCCCGGCATCCGCCAACTTCTCGACAGATCTGCATTCCCTTGGTCAATATGTCCAGGAAGGGCGCCGCGACCTGTTCGAAACAGTCGTGCATGTCAAACAGCCTGTATCCGATGTGACGATCGAAGCCGAGGAAGAGGATCTGGATGGACTGAACTATCTTGCAGGACAGACAGTCGATCAAGTGAATCACAAAGCGTTCCAGGGAACATTGCTTGCGCATACGGACGGAAATGTCCCGAACCTGGTCGTGGAAGTCCCGGCGCTTGATCCATTCAGCTTCGGCTATCTTGTGTACTTCTTCGAAAAGGCTTGTGCGATCAGCGGATACTTGCTTGGTGTGAATCCGTTTGATCAGCCGGGAGTGGAAGCATATAAGAAAAATATGTTCGCGCTTCTTGGCAAGCCTGGCTACGAGGAAGAAAAAGCAGCCTTGGAGAAAAGATTATAA
- a CDS encoding potassium channel family protein — protein sequence MVTQFLRRFYFRLPIFIRLFSTVLTVMLVFGICMHYIEPKQFPTYFDGIWWAFVTASTVGYGDIIPETLHGKILAIILILSGAGLFTFYLATIAAGTVKYTQDLSKGLTEFKGSNHIIIVGWNERARTLLRRLTEKHPEQPVVLIDQTLTQLPYREHPLHFIRGDASEDKTLQKAKIQQATTAIITANSGKNEKQIDYMTILTTIALRGNNPHLHIVAEVLTHNQKENLRRAGADVVIRTNDFVSTLFFHEVYHKEKRSHLELLMHFLKEQEIRVIPLPSELVGKSYFEASRHFARKDKTTIGYMRGENMDMSPDFQEPMHREDCIITLQHIE from the coding sequence TTGGTCACCCAGTTTTTGCGACGCTTCTATTTTCGTCTGCCGATTTTCATTCGTCTCTTCTCCACCGTGCTTACCGTCATGCTGGTTTTTGGGATCTGTATGCATTATATCGAACCGAAGCAATTCCCCACTTATTTTGACGGCATTTGGTGGGCTTTCGTGACAGCATCCACTGTCGGCTACGGTGATATCATTCCGGAAACGTTACATGGTAAGATCCTTGCAATTATCCTTATCCTCTCAGGAGCAGGTCTGTTCACTTTTTATTTGGCCACCATCGCGGCAGGCACCGTAAAATATACCCAGGATCTCTCCAAAGGGCTGACCGAATTCAAAGGATCCAATCATATCATCATTGTCGGCTGGAATGAACGGGCCCGGACACTGCTTCGGCGGCTGACCGAAAAACATCCGGAACAGCCAGTCGTCTTGATCGATCAGACATTGACCCAGCTGCCCTACAGGGAGCATCCGCTGCACTTCATCCGCGGCGATGCTTCAGAGGATAAGACGCTTCAAAAAGCAAAGATCCAGCAAGCGACCACCGCCATCATCACAGCAAACTCGGGTAAAAACGAAAAACAAATCGATTACATGACAATCTTGACCACCATCGCTCTGCGCGGGAATAATCCTCATCTTCATATCGTGGCAGAAGTGCTGACTCATAATCAAAAAGAGAATCTCCGCCGTGCCGGAGCGGATGTCGTGATCAGGACGAACGATTTCGTCAGTACCTTGTTTTTCCATGAAGTGTATCATAAAGAAAAGAGAAGTCATCTGGAGCTGCTGATGCATTTCCTGAAAGAACAGGAAATCCGTGTCATCCCTTTGCCAAGTGAATTAGTCGGTAAAAGTTACTTTGAAGCAAGCCGTCATTTCGCCCGCAAAGACAAGACAACCATCGGATATATGCGAGGGGAAAACATGGATATGAGCCCGGATTTCCAAGAGCCGATGCACAGGGAAGACTGCATCATCACCCTGCAGCATATCGAATGA
- a CDS encoding phosphotransferase, whose amino-acid sequence MKDLTALAWLEAFIQEPINEWEVIDTGWDHEVHVLNDSWVLRIPKGKRVLKLAEQKLLSELQLQADIRLPAFQIRTAPDGKEVMLYRYIPGCPISRDLPPADLKKAAIQLGTFLTKLHHIDASGHGLPERDKAYYGLLLEKIRRFYPSMPARLTNYTERLFSVLQTERRAAVHGDLRAAHILWEQTSGEIGIIDFTDAHIGDPAIDFAGISQVGDTFMEQVLLHYEGDKEGISLRASQLCQLGFYYRLLQNGPSKSLLEEMERRLIK is encoded by the coding sequence ATGAAGGATCTGACTGCGTTGGCATGGCTGGAAGCATTCATCCAGGAGCCGATCAACGAATGGGAAGTCATTGATACAGGCTGGGATCATGAAGTGCATGTGCTGAATGATAGCTGGGTGCTGCGGATACCGAAAGGGAAAAGGGTATTAAAATTGGCGGAGCAGAAGCTATTATCGGAATTACAGCTACAGGCTGACATCAGGCTGCCCGCATTTCAAATCCGTACAGCTCCGGATGGTAAAGAGGTGATGCTTTATCGATATATTCCCGGCTGTCCGATTTCGAGGGATCTTCCGCCTGCAGACTTGAAAAAGGCTGCCATCCAATTGGGTACTTTTCTCACCAAGCTTCATCATATCGATGCTTCCGGCCATGGATTACCGGAACGGGATAAAGCCTATTATGGACTGCTGCTTGAAAAAATAAGACGTTTTTATCCGAGCATGCCGGCTCGTCTCACTAATTATACGGAGAGATTATTTTCGGTCCTGCAGACCGAACGAAGAGCAGCGGTACATGGAGACTTAAGAGCGGCACATATTTTATGGGAGCAAACGAGCGGGGAAATCGGCATCATAGATTTCACGGATGCGCATATCGGCGACCCAGCTATTGATTTTGCTGGGATTTCCCAGGTGGGTGATACGTTCATGGAGCAAGTGCTTCTTCATTATGAGGGTGATAAAGAAGGCATTTCTTTGCGGGCAAGTCAATTATGCCAGCTGGGTTTTTATTATCGTCTGCTTCAAAATGGACCAAGCAAGTCATTGTTGGAAGAGATGGAGCGCAGGTTGATCAAATAG
- a CDS encoding thioredoxin family protein, whose translation MTTLNEWFDKGIHIDAYLDSMQTHKENTMHIYDHYELPADTEFFSTLRSQKLRAIVLTEDWCGDAMLNLPIFYHIAQAGAIDVRILRRDENLELMDRYLTNGKSRSIPIIIFINQNGDEVAKWGPRAPELQVYIDESFNSLPDKDAPEYEEKRDQMLTFITKSYRDNHDFWQCVYASMKRGLEEA comes from the coding sequence ATGACGACATTGAATGAATGGTTTGATAAAGGGATCCATATCGATGCATATCTGGACTCCATGCAAACACATAAAGAAAATACAATGCATATTTACGATCACTATGAGCTTCCAGCTGATACGGAATTCTTCAGCACACTCCGTTCCCAAAAGCTTCGTGCCATCGTGCTGACAGAAGATTGGTGCGGAGATGCCATGCTGAATCTGCCGATCTTTTATCATATCGCTCAGGCAGGCGCAATCGATGTCCGCATCCTCCGACGCGATGAAAACCTCGAACTGATGGACCGATACTTGACGAATGGCAAAAGCCGTTCCATTCCGATCATCATCTTCATCAATCAAAATGGTGATGAAGTGGCAAAATGGGGTCCGCGTGCTCCCGAGCTCCAAGTATATATCGATGAATCATTCAACAGCCTGCCTGATAAGGATGCTCCTGAATATGAGGAAAAACGTGATCAAATGCTCACCTTCATCACAAAATCCTATCGGGACAATCATGATTTCTGGCAGTGCGTATATGCAAGCATGAAAAGAGGACTTGAGGAAGCATAA
- a CDS encoding M20/M25/M40 family metallo-hydrolase, with translation MQLDNQDFLMELLRTASPSSFEMEIQKKWIKEYAPFADEMRTDASGNAIAVINPEAKFKVLLAGHCDEIAMVVTGIDENGFLRIDEMGRFNAKAALGMTVQVLGYGKTIPGVVGVNAMHLGGMKGDFELPDLYIDCGAKSKQEIEQYVQVGDLIVYQRQPSVLMDRYLTGRGLDNRTGSFIVGEVIRRLKEEKLDVGVYAASTVNEETNMGGAYFAAAGIQPDLAIACDVTFATDHPGVNRRKVVEVSLDGGPVLAKGAPINRKANLLLEQAAKELGIQLQYELTPRITGTDADKMRYSGRGVSTALVSLPLRYMHSPVETVSLQVIQQEIDLLVKFLTNLSGEESLNPLDL, from the coding sequence ATGCAACTAGATAATCAGGATTTTTTGATGGAGCTGCTGCGGACAGCTTCACCGTCCAGCTTTGAGATGGAAATACAGAAAAAATGGATCAAAGAATATGCACCATTTGCGGATGAAATGCGAACAGATGCGTCAGGCAATGCTATCGCAGTCATCAATCCGGAAGCGAAATTCAAAGTGCTGCTTGCCGGGCATTGTGATGAAATCGCGATGGTGGTAACGGGAATCGATGAAAATGGCTTCCTCCGTATTGACGAAATGGGACGTTTTAATGCAAAAGCAGCACTTGGTATGACTGTACAGGTGCTTGGATATGGTAAGACGATACCGGGTGTCGTCGGCGTGAATGCGATGCATCTTGGAGGAATGAAGGGCGATTTCGAGCTGCCGGATCTATATATAGATTGCGGTGCCAAATCCAAGCAGGAAATCGAGCAATATGTGCAGGTCGGGGATTTGATCGTGTATCAGCGTCAGCCGTCTGTATTGATGGATCGTTATTTGACAGGACGGGGACTGGATAACCGTACTGGTTCTTTCATTGTCGGGGAAGTCATCCGCCGGCTTAAGGAAGAGAAGCTGGATGTCGGTGTATATGCAGCCAGTACCGTGAATGAAGAAACGAATATGGGGGGTGCATACTTCGCTGCAGCCGGTATTCAGCCGGATTTGGCGATTGCCTGTGATGTGACGTTCGCTACCGACCATCCAGGAGTGAACCGTCGGAAGGTAGTCGAAGTCAGCTTGGATGGAGGTCCTGTATTGGCCAAGGGAGCGCCGATCAATCGCAAGGCGAATCTCCTGCTGGAGCAAGCAGCGAAAGAGCTCGGCATTCAGCTGCAATACGAATTGACGCCGCGCATCACTGGCACGGACGCAGATAAGATGCGTTATTCGGGCAGGGGTGTATCGACGGCGCTTGTCTCCTTGCCGCTTCGCTATATGCATTCCCCGGTAGAAACAGTCAGCCTGCAGGTCATCCAGCAGGAAATCGATCTCTTGGTAAAATTCCTGACAAACCTATCTGGTGAAGAAAGCCTGAATCCATTGGACCTGTGA
- a CDS encoding ECF transporter S component: MRSSKLTKTITFALLGAISMVLMLLNFPLPILPAYLKIDFSEIPVLIAALLFSPLAGVAVEAIKNLLYLIFTGAGDPVGVAANFLAGMLFVMPVAYFYHKFRAGKKTLISGLATGTVAMAVGMSVLNYFVVLPLYSIFLGSPVMSADAKWAAVIAGILPFNLVKGIVIAIVFVPLFAKLKPWFAKRKRTAAA, translated from the coding sequence ATGCGTTCATCCAAGTTGACTAAAACAATCACTTTTGCTTTATTGGGAGCGATCAGCATGGTACTTATGCTGCTTAATTTCCCGCTTCCGATTCTGCCGGCTTATTTGAAGATCGACTTCAGTGAAATACCGGTATTGATAGCGGCCTTGCTGTTTTCACCGCTGGCAGGTGTAGCTGTCGAAGCAATCAAGAACTTATTGTATCTTATTTTCACAGGAGCCGGGGATCCGGTAGGTGTCGCAGCCAACTTCCTGGCAGGCATGCTATTCGTCATGCCGGTTGCATACTTCTATCATAAATTCAGGGCAGGCAAAAAAACACTCATCTCCGGATTGGCTACCGGTACTGTTGCCATGGCAGTCGGGATGAGTGTGCTGAATTATTTTGTTGTCCTGCCGCTATATAGCATTTTCTTGGGCTCTCCGGTCATGAGTGCCGATGCGAAGTGGGCAGCGGTCATTGCTGGCATCCTTCCTTTCAACCTTGTGAAAGGCATTGTCATAGCGATTGTCTTTGTTCCGCTATTCGCGAAATTGAAGCCTTGGTTCGCCAAGCGCAAACGAACAGCAGCAGCCTAA
- a CDS encoding hotdog fold thioesterase gives MDFSNTLMEQLQMRVVKANKDQVVMEMPVGPHNRQPMGFLHGGATVALAETAASIGGNLHADPATQAVFGLEINANHMHSVRSGIVTAVAAPIHIGKSTMVWQISISDENKNLLSIARCTLAVKTKRQ, from the coding sequence ATGGACTTCTCAAACACTTTAATGGAGCAGCTGCAAATGCGGGTGGTGAAGGCAAACAAAGATCAAGTTGTCATGGAAATGCCAGTAGGGCCGCATAATCGACAGCCTATGGGTTTTTTGCACGGAGGTGCCACTGTTGCATTGGCTGAAACAGCAGCAAGCATCGGCGGCAATCTGCATGCAGACCCAGCCACACAGGCCGTGTTCGGTCTGGAGATCAATGCAAACCACATGCATAGTGTCCGATCCGGAATCGTGACCGCTGTTGCAGCACCGATCCATATCGGAAAATCGACCATGGTATGGCAAATCAGCATTTCGGATGAGAACAAAAACCTGCTCTCTATCGCACGCTGTACCCTGGCAGTGAAAACGAAACGGCAGTAA
- a CDS encoding 1,4-dihydroxy-2-naphthoate polyprenyltransferase: protein MQSIGNDNVRQALNEREGFQIWWRLMRPHTLTASFVPVFIGTALAALDGKIDWLLFGAMLLACILIQCATNMFNEYYDFVRGLDDEQSVGIGGTIVRDGIKPKTVLALALTFYAISMLLGVYICMESSWYIALIGLACMLCGYLYTGGPYPISYTPFGELTSGVFMGAIIICITYYIQTDTLTGSVVLISIPVTIFIACINFANNLRDHDGDKANGRRTVPVLLGRKKGVTFLGIWFIISYLITAVFIAVGLLPIWAVITLLSIKKARDAYRGFIGKTKPLEMMPAMKATGQTNTIYGLLLVIALLIQQFVPFSF from the coding sequence ATGCAATCGATCGGAAACGATAATGTGCGACAAGCACTTAATGAGCGCGAAGGCTTCCAAATCTGGTGGCGTCTGATGCGTCCTCATACATTGACTGCTTCGTTCGTTCCTGTCTTCATCGGAACGGCGCTCGCTGCATTGGATGGCAAAATCGACTGGCTGCTTTTTGGAGCCATGCTGCTTGCCTGCATCCTGATCCAGTGTGCGACGAATATGTTCAATGAATATTATGATTTTGTCCGCGGACTTGATGATGAGCAGTCTGTCGGAATCGGCGGTACAATCGTACGGGATGGAATCAAGCCGAAAACCGTCCTGGCACTTGCGTTGACATTTTATGCCATCAGCATGCTGCTGGGTGTTTATATCTGCATGGAGTCCAGCTGGTATATCGCATTGATCGGTCTCGCATGCATGCTTTGCGGATACCTATACACAGGCGGTCCTTATCCGATTTCCTATACACCATTCGGCGAATTGACATCCGGTGTTTTCATGGGTGCCATCATCATCTGTATTACGTACTATATCCAGACGGATACACTTACCGGCAGTGTCGTATTGATCAGCATACCGGTCACCATCTTTATTGCATGCATCAACTTTGCCAATAATTTACGTGATCACGATGGGGATAAAGCAAATGGCAGACGGACTGTACCAGTCTTGCTCGGCCGCAAAAAAGGCGTTACCTTCCTTGGTATCTGGTTCATCATCAGTTATTTGATCACTGCGGTATTCATCGCAGTGGGACTGCTTCCGATTTGGGCTGTCATTACATTGTTAAGTATCAAGAAAGCCCGCGATGCTTACCGAGGCTTCATCGGAAAGACAAAACCGCTTGAGATGATGCCTGCAATGAAGGCTACAGGACAAACAAATACGATTTATGGTCTTTTGCTCGTGATCGCTTTGCTGATCCAGCAGTTCGTACCATTTTCATTCTGA